Proteins encoded together in one Peribacillus asahii window:
- a CDS encoding ABC transporter permease: MSTQSVATKKPKMVSHFPQSNTGKIWTKVKGVYLGPIIALIAFLSLWQLIPSLLGIKPFILPKPTDVLHAALTDWHLLWPAIQITVIESIIGFLLSATIGIFVSILLASSKVLEISIYPYAIILQTIPVVAVAPIIVIWFGAGFNAIVIISFLIGFFPVISNTLMGLNSVDKNMRELFTLYNASKWKKMWKLRIPFAMPYIMAGLKVSCTLSIVGAIVGEYVAGIGGGKGGLGYAITVAAIQLKTPYLFACGIAAALLGIGFYLLVSLIAHLMLRSWHESAMKVEK; this comes from the coding sequence ATGTCCACACAATCAGTAGCAACGAAAAAGCCAAAAATGGTTTCGCATTTCCCTCAAAGTAATACAGGGAAAATTTGGACTAAAGTTAAAGGTGTTTATCTCGGTCCAATCATTGCTTTAATTGCCTTCCTCTCTTTATGGCAATTGATCCCTTCTTTATTGGGGATCAAACCATTTATTCTTCCGAAACCTACAGATGTCTTACACGCTGCACTAACGGATTGGCACTTATTATGGCCAGCCATTCAAATTACAGTTATTGAATCGATTATTGGATTTTTACTCAGTGCGACTATCGGTATTTTCGTTTCTATTTTATTAGCAAGCTCGAAAGTGTTAGAAATTAGCATCTATCCATACGCCATTATTTTGCAAACCATTCCTGTTGTTGCCGTTGCACCGATTATTGTTATTTGGTTTGGCGCCGGCTTCAATGCCATTGTAATCATTTCGTTTTTAATTGGTTTTTTCCCAGTTATTTCGAATACATTAATGGGGCTGAATTCAGTCGATAAAAATATGAGAGAACTCTTTACACTATATAATGCATCAAAATGGAAGAAAATGTGGAAACTCCGCATTCCATTTGCAATGCCTTATATTATGGCAGGATTAAAAGTATCTTGTACGTTATCGATTGTCGGAGCTATTGTTGGAGAATATGTAGCAGGAATCGGTGGAGGTAAAGGTGGTTTAGGCTATGCCATTACAGTAGCCGCCATCCAATTAAAAACTCCATATTTGTTTGCCTGCGGAATAGCCGCGGCATTATTAGGGATTGGTTTTTACCTTCTCGTTAGCCTAATAGCTCACTTAATGTTGCGATCTTGGCATGAGTCAGCGATGAAGGTTGAAAAATAA